One genomic segment of Burkholderia multivorans ATCC BAA-247 includes these proteins:
- a CDS encoding AraC family transcriptional regulator — translation MHRVTHYRRSGDGIEAISLESDRTFPRHAHDEFGVGVIVSGAHRSWSGRGQVDARAGDAVMVNPGEMHDGMPIGTRAARRWRMLYLAPSLVAGIAAEEGLGGIELAHPAVRDARLAAAVVQLHARIVESADAPLARDEAIVTVVAHLLARHANRTLPSAGVAPAVRAARERLDAAPAEPVSLAELATLSGVSRFQLLRGFARELGITPHAYLLQSRTRLARALLASGRPIAEAAAEAGFADQSHLTRAFGRQFGITPGRFAQAV, via the coding sequence ATGCATCGTGTCACCCATTACCGGCGAAGCGGCGACGGAATCGAAGCGATCAGCCTCGAGTCCGACCGCACGTTCCCGCGCCATGCACACGACGAGTTCGGCGTCGGCGTGATCGTCAGCGGCGCGCACCGGTCCTGGAGCGGCCGAGGGCAAGTCGACGCGCGCGCCGGCGACGCGGTCATGGTGAATCCGGGCGAGATGCACGACGGCATGCCGATCGGCACGCGAGCGGCGCGGCGCTGGCGAATGCTGTATCTCGCGCCGTCGCTGGTTGCCGGCATCGCGGCGGAGGAAGGGCTCGGCGGCATCGAACTCGCGCATCCGGCGGTGCGCGACGCGCGGCTCGCCGCGGCGGTGGTGCAGCTGCATGCACGTATCGTCGAATCCGCCGACGCGCCGCTGGCTCGCGACGAAGCGATCGTGACGGTCGTCGCACATCTGCTGGCGCGTCATGCGAACCGCACGCTGCCGAGCGCCGGCGTCGCGCCGGCCGTGCGAGCGGCGCGCGAGCGGCTCGACGCGGCGCCTGCTGAGCCCGTGTCGCTCGCCGAACTCGCGACGCTCAGCGGCGTCAGCCGCTTTCAGCTCCTGCGCGGTTTCGCGCGCGAACTCGGCATTACGCCGCATGCCTATCTGCTTCAGTCGCGCACGCGGCTCGCCCGTGCGCTGCTCGCGAGCGGCCGCCCGATCGCGGAGGCGGCGGCCGAGGCCGGCTTTGCGGACCAGAGCCATCTGACGCGCGCATTCGGGCGACAGTTCGGCATTACGCCGGGGCGGTTCGCGCAGGCGGTGTGA
- a CDS encoding aspartate carbamoyltransferase: MPVPQQAFLRDAMRRLNMTREAFANRIGVSRRALDTWLLPDDSQESRGMPEIVERFVSEIVERAAPEGEIYTQRVDNQGLAKQFLFEGKPQLLSVDQFSRESVEALFRVADVMQPIARRHKISRVLEGAVLGNLFFEASTRTRVSFGAAFCRLGGSVCDTTGFTFSSMAKGESIYDTSRVMAGYVDALVIRHPEKGSVAEFARATNLPVINGGDGPGEHPSQALLDLYTIQREFSRLGKIVDGAHIALVGDLKYGRTVHSLVKLLALYRGLKFTLVSPPTLEMPAYIIDQIATNGHVIEQTNDLAAGLRGADVVYATRIQKERFTDESFEGYTPDFQINQALVDTVCKPDTLIMHPLPRDSRPGANDLSTDLNRDPRLAIFRQTDNGIPVRMAIFAVLLGVENLVQHSMRDATWRPPAYLGPEDAVFHGID, translated from the coding sequence ATGCCCGTTCCTCAGCAAGCCTTCCTCCGCGACGCGATGCGCCGCCTCAACATGACGCGCGAAGCGTTCGCGAACCGTATCGGCGTGAGCCGCCGTGCGCTTGATACGTGGCTGCTACCCGACGATTCGCAGGAGTCGCGCGGCATGCCGGAAATCGTCGAGCGGTTCGTGTCGGAGATCGTCGAGCGCGCGGCGCCGGAAGGCGAAATCTATACGCAACGCGTAGATAACCAGGGGCTCGCGAAGCAGTTCCTGTTCGAAGGCAAGCCGCAACTACTATCGGTCGACCAGTTCTCGCGCGAGTCGGTCGAGGCGCTGTTCCGCGTCGCCGACGTCATGCAGCCTATCGCGCGCCGCCACAAGATTTCGCGCGTGCTCGAAGGCGCGGTGCTCGGCAACCTGTTCTTCGAAGCCAGCACGCGCACGCGCGTGTCGTTCGGCGCGGCGTTCTGCCGGCTCGGCGGTTCCGTCTGCGATACGACCGGGTTCACGTTCTCGTCGATGGCGAAAGGCGAGTCGATCTACGACACGAGCCGCGTGATGGCCGGCTACGTCGACGCGCTCGTGATCCGCCATCCGGAGAAAGGCTCGGTCGCCGAATTCGCGCGCGCGACCAATCTGCCGGTGATCAACGGCGGCGATGGCCCGGGCGAGCATCCGAGCCAGGCGCTGCTCGATCTCTATACGATCCAGCGCGAGTTCTCGCGGCTCGGCAAGATCGTCGACGGCGCCCACATCGCGCTCGTCGGCGACCTCAAATACGGCCGCACCGTGCATTCGCTCGTCAAGCTGCTCGCGCTCTACCGCGGGCTCAAGTTCACGCTGGTGTCGCCGCCGACGCTCGAAATGCCCGCCTACATCATCGATCAGATCGCGACGAACGGGCACGTGATCGAGCAGACGAACGACCTCGCGGCGGGGCTGCGCGGCGCCGACGTCGTCTATGCGACGCGAATCCAGAAGGAGCGCTTCACCGACGAGTCGTTCGAAGGCTATACGCCCGATTTTCAGATCAATCAGGCGCTCGTCGACACGGTCTGCAAACCCGACACGCTGATCATGCATCCGCTGCCGCGCGACAGCCGGCCCGGCGCGAACGATCTCTCGACGGACCTGAACCGCGATCCCCGTCTCGCGATCTTCCGGCAGACCGACAACGGCATTCCGGTGCGCATGGCGATCTTTGCGGTGCTGCTCGGCGTCGAAAACCTCGTCCAGCATTCGATGCGCGACGCGACGTGGCGACCGCCGGCATACCTGGGGCCGGAGGATGCCGTGTTTCACGGGATCGACTGA
- a CDS encoding SDR family oxidoreductase codes for MTAALGSGRVRADFTGRVVLVTGAAHGIGAAIARRFAESDAFVALADLDEAAAVAQVDAIARAGGAARAYRVDAGNRDELCALVRAVERDGGRLDVVVHNAAYFPLTPFVDIDVQTLERTLSVNLSALFWLAQAALPAFERAGGGRLLVTSSVTGPRVAFPGLAHYAASKAGVNGFIRAAALELARRNVTVNGVEPGMIRTSAAGNLGDASVAARIARDIPLARMGEPDDIANAMLYLASADAAYVTGQTIVVDGGATLPESGAALDAI; via the coding sequence ATGACGGCCGCGCTCGGTAGCGGCCGCGTGCGCGCGGACTTCACCGGCCGCGTCGTGCTCGTGACGGGCGCGGCGCACGGCATCGGCGCCGCGATCGCGCGACGCTTCGCGGAATCCGACGCGTTCGTCGCGCTCGCGGATCTCGACGAAGCCGCCGCCGTCGCGCAGGTCGATGCGATCGCGCGCGCAGGCGGCGCCGCACGCGCGTACCGCGTCGATGCGGGAAACCGCGACGAGCTTTGTGCACTCGTTCGCGCGGTGGAGCGCGACGGCGGACGGCTCGACGTCGTCGTCCACAATGCCGCGTATTTTCCGCTGACGCCGTTCGTCGACATCGACGTGCAGACGCTCGAACGCACACTGTCGGTCAACCTGTCGGCACTGTTCTGGCTCGCGCAGGCGGCACTGCCCGCATTCGAACGTGCAGGAGGCGGGCGGCTGCTCGTGACGTCGTCGGTGACGGGGCCACGCGTCGCGTTTCCCGGGCTCGCGCACTACGCGGCATCGAAGGCCGGCGTGAACGGCTTCATTCGTGCGGCAGCGCTCGAGCTGGCGCGCCGCAACGTGACGGTCAACGGCGTCGAGCCGGGGATGATCCGCACCTCGGCGGCCGGCAATCTCGGCGATGCATCGGTTGCGGCGCGCATCGCGCGCGACATTCCGCTCGCGAGAATGGGCGAACCGGACGATATTGCGAACGCGATGCTCTATCTCGCGTCGGCCGATGCCGCGTACGTTACCGGGCAGACGATCGTCGTCGACGGCGGTGCGACGCTGCCCGAAAGCGGCGCCGCGCTCGATGCGATATAG
- a CDS encoding entericidin A/B family lipoprotein codes for MTRTIAAMLLVMTAAMAGCNTVAGVGEDISKGGQAISNTAEKAK; via the coding sequence ATGACGCGTACGATTGCTGCGATGCTGCTGGTGATGACTGCCGCAATGGCCGGCTGCAACACGGTCGCCGGCGTGGGCGAGGACATTTCGAAGGGCGGTCAGGCAATCAGCAACACGGCCGAAAAGGCGAAGTAA
- a CDS encoding H-NS family nucleoid-associated regulatory protein has protein sequence MPTKNYRDLKEQLAKLQKEAEAARIAEMEAVIAEIREKVAEYGITSEQIFGRQRAGRTKAATPSAPKYRNPKTGETWTGRGRAPGWIKDVKNRDRFLIQE, from the coding sequence ATGCCGACGAAAAATTACAGGGACCTGAAGGAGCAGCTTGCAAAATTGCAAAAAGAAGCGGAAGCCGCGCGCATTGCGGAAATGGAAGCCGTGATCGCGGAGATCCGCGAAAAGGTCGCCGAGTACGGCATTACATCGGAGCAGATTTTCGGACGGCAGCGCGCCGGCAGAACCAAGGCCGCCACGCCGTCCGCGCCGAAGTACCGCAACCCGAAGACGGGAGAAACATGGACCGGGCGCGGCCGCGCACCGGGCTGGATCAAGGACGTGAAGAATCGCGATCGCTTCCTGATCCAGGAATGA
- a CDS encoding TonB-dependent receptor, whose protein sequence is MKSRSDESKLGKFTTLCSVLAASPAFAADGAPPPAPADAEGHLAPIEIKGRAEHSYKADFSASAKFTAPLVDTPKSVTVIPQELIQTSGASTLTEALRTVPGITFGAGEGGNPLGDRPFIRGYDTQGSMFVDGMRDTGATTREIFNTERVEITKGSDGAYGGRGGAGGSINLITKAPHLGTTAAASAGLGTDRYRRFTADGNWQFADHAAFRLNLMSHNNDVAGRDAVNNERWGVAPSIAFGLGTPTRVTASYYHLSTDDLPDSGIPYFYTTTNKPANVDTIYPAPVDRHNFYGLIDRDFRKTTSDISTLRIEHDITPALTVRNTTRYTESTQDYIWTQPDDSQGNVINGKVWRRNNNRNSSINSIANQTELFGEFRTGPFKHSFTTGIELSREWGKRDTYKVATGTGAICNNGIGAPSGYNCTSLWSPNPADPWAGSISRNNDYAHARTTTKSIYGFDTIELTPRWQLNAGVRVDDYSTRFTDTKANGGKTYTRDDTLFNWQLGAVFKPAQNGSIYASYATSSTPAGMLLGEGSETQSLTPGRGGVGSNADQLSPEKNRSIEVGTKWNVLNDKLSLTAALFQIDTTNARVTLPNNQYAMVGNKRVQGLELGVAGQLTKQWQVFGGYTYMKSELRDNGKDTANNGHRFPNTPKHSFTMWTNYDVTPKFTVGGGAFYMSEVFGDPANLRAVPSYWRFDAMAQYRINKKLDLQLNVNNLFNRTYFDQAYPAHYASIAPGRSAFVTLNARY, encoded by the coding sequence ATGAAGTCCCGTTCCGACGAGTCGAAGCTCGGAAAATTCACCACCCTGTGCAGCGTGCTCGCCGCCAGTCCCGCGTTCGCCGCCGACGGCGCACCGCCGCCCGCGCCCGCGGACGCCGAAGGCCATCTCGCGCCGATCGAGATCAAGGGCCGCGCCGAGCACAGCTACAAGGCCGATTTTTCCGCGTCGGCCAAATTCACCGCGCCGCTCGTCGACACGCCGAAATCGGTCACCGTGATTCCGCAGGAGTTGATTCAGACCAGCGGCGCGTCGACGCTGACCGAAGCACTGCGCACCGTGCCCGGCATCACGTTCGGCGCCGGCGAAGGCGGCAACCCGCTCGGCGACCGCCCGTTCATCCGCGGCTACGACACGCAGGGCAGCATGTTCGTCGACGGCATGCGCGACACCGGCGCGACCACGCGCGAAATCTTCAACACCGAACGCGTCGAGATCACGAAAGGCTCGGACGGCGCATACGGCGGGCGCGGCGGCGCGGGCGGCAGCATCAACCTGATCACGAAGGCGCCGCACCTCGGCACGACGGCCGCCGCGAGCGCCGGGCTCGGCACCGATCGCTACCGTCGCTTCACCGCCGACGGCAACTGGCAGTTCGCCGATCATGCGGCGTTCCGGCTGAACCTGATGAGCCACAACAACGACGTGGCGGGCCGCGACGCCGTGAACAACGAACGCTGGGGCGTCGCACCGTCGATCGCGTTCGGCCTCGGCACGCCGACGCGCGTGACCGCGAGCTACTACCATCTGTCGACGGACGACCTGCCCGACAGCGGCATTCCGTACTTCTACACGACGACGAACAAGCCCGCGAACGTCGACACGATCTATCCGGCGCCGGTCGATCGCCACAACTTCTACGGCCTGATCGACCGCGACTTCCGCAAGACGACGTCGGACATCAGCACGCTGCGAATCGAGCACGACATCACGCCGGCGCTGACCGTGCGCAACACGACGCGCTACACCGAATCGACGCAGGACTACATCTGGACGCAGCCCGACGACAGCCAGGGCAACGTGATCAACGGCAAGGTCTGGCGCCGCAACAACAACCGCAACAGTTCGATCAACAGCATCGCGAACCAGACCGAGCTGTTCGGCGAGTTTCGCACCGGCCCGTTCAAGCACAGCTTCACGACCGGCATCGAGCTGTCGCGCGAATGGGGCAAGCGCGACACGTACAAGGTCGCGACCGGCACCGGCGCGATCTGCAACAACGGCATCGGCGCACCGTCCGGCTACAACTGCACGAGCCTGTGGTCGCCGAACCCGGCCGATCCGTGGGCCGGTTCGATCTCGCGCAACAACGACTATGCGCATGCGCGCACCACGACGAAGTCGATCTACGGCTTCGACACGATCGAGCTGACGCCGCGCTGGCAGCTCAATGCCGGCGTGCGCGTCGACGATTATTCGACGCGCTTCACCGATACGAAGGCGAACGGCGGCAAGACCTACACGCGCGACGACACGCTGTTCAACTGGCAGCTCGGCGCGGTGTTCAAGCCCGCGCAGAACGGCAGCATCTATGCGTCGTACGCGACGTCGTCGACGCCGGCCGGGATGCTGCTCGGCGAAGGCAGCGAGACGCAATCGCTCACGCCGGGCCGCGGCGGCGTCGGTTCGAACGCCGATCAGCTGTCGCCCGAGAAGAACCGCAGCATCGAGGTCGGCACGAAGTGGAACGTGCTGAACGACAAGCTGTCGCTGACGGCCGCGCTGTTCCAGATCGACACGACGAACGCGCGCGTGACGCTGCCGAACAACCAGTACGCGATGGTGGGCAACAAGCGCGTGCAGGGCCTCGAGCTCGGCGTCGCGGGCCAGCTCACGAAACAGTGGCAGGTGTTCGGCGGCTACACGTACATGAAGAGCGAACTGCGCGACAACGGCAAGGACACCGCGAACAACGGCCATCGCTTCCCGAATACGCCGAAGCACAGCTTCACGATGTGGACGAACTACGACGTCACGCCGAAGTTCACGGTCGGCGGCGGCGCGTTCTACATGTCGGAAGTGTTCGGCGATCCGGCTAACCTGCGCGCGGTGCCGTCGTACTGGCGCTTCGATGCGATGGCGCAGTACCGCATCAACAAGAAGCTCGACCTGCAGCTGAACGTGAACAACCTGTTCAACCGCACGTACTTCGATCAGGCGTATCCGGCGCACTACGCGTCGATCGCGCCGGGCCGCTCCGCGTTCGTCACGCTGAACGCACGCTACTGA
- a CDS encoding oxidoreductase-like domain-containing protein: protein MSNAVSPDSSTDDPRPTPPRQPELEECCNSGCSPCIFDLYYEAMDEYRAALAAWEARHAKPESHR from the coding sequence TTGTCAAACGCTGTCTCTCCGGATTCGTCGACCGACGATCCGCGTCCCACGCCGCCGCGCCAGCCCGAACTCGAAGAGTGCTGCAACAGCGGTTGTTCGCCGTGCATCTTCGACCTGTACTACGAGGCGATGGACGAATATCGCGCCGCGCTCGCCGCATGGGAAGCGCGGCACGCGAAACCCGAATCGCATCGTTGA
- a CDS encoding SDR family NAD(P)-dependent oxidoreductase: protein MEQHINGKVVAITGGFGHLGVATAAWLGARGARVALIGRGAAPDANALPDVPATALRLGGIDLVDPQAAVHALDAVHRQFGGVDALLNIAGAFVWQTIADGDVDTWDRMYALNVKTALNASKAALPYLLQSAAGRIVNIGAGAASKAGTGMGAYAAAKAGVARLTEALAAELLDRGITVNAVLPSIIDTPSNRSDMPDADFTRWVQPQQIAATIGFLLSPEAQAISGASIPVGGRVL from the coding sequence ATGGAGCAACATATCAACGGAAAAGTCGTCGCGATCACCGGCGGCTTCGGCCATCTCGGCGTCGCGACGGCGGCATGGCTCGGCGCGCGAGGCGCCCGCGTCGCGCTGATCGGCCGCGGCGCCGCGCCCGACGCGAACGCGCTGCCCGACGTGCCGGCCACCGCGCTGCGGCTCGGCGGCATCGATCTCGTCGATCCGCAGGCCGCCGTGCACGCGCTCGACGCCGTGCATCGCCAGTTCGGCGGGGTCGACGCGCTGCTCAACATCGCGGGCGCATTCGTGTGGCAAACGATCGCGGACGGCGATGTCGACACCTGGGACCGCATGTACGCGCTGAACGTGAAAACGGCGCTGAATGCGTCGAAGGCCGCGCTGCCGTATCTGCTGCAGAGCGCCGCCGGCCGCATCGTCAATATCGGCGCGGGCGCGGCATCGAAGGCGGGCACCGGCATGGGCGCCTATGCCGCCGCGAAGGCCGGCGTCGCCCGGCTCACCGAGGCGCTGGCGGCCGAGCTGCTCGATCGCGGCATCACGGTGAACGCGGTCCTGCCAAGCATCATAGACACGCCGTCGAATCGCAGCGACATGCCCGACGCCGATTTCACGCGCTGGGTGCAACCGCAGCAGATCGCGGCGACGATCGGATTTCTGCTGTCGCCGGAAGCGCAGGCAATCTCGGGCGCCTCGATTCCGGTCGGCGGGCGCGTCCTGTAA
- a CDS encoding DMT family transporter — protein sequence MKTRLIGYLYLAAAMAGVGSTVIASRVAAGGLPPFTATALRFLIATPLLIALMRMRRLRWTRPSTRDAVLLVIQAAAGGVGYTVLLICGTKLASPIDAGVMLGTLPAMSTLIAAVVLRERQTRRDWVAAALATSGVLFVTFAPGHAMPSLRALVGDALVLAAVACEAVFILLNRRLTAPLPPLTLSAAMSALGFVLALIPAAFEWRAVVSGWTFGAVSAIAYYALVPTVLGYVCWYAGSARTSGTEAALFTAIAPVSAVLFAVALFGDALTATRLAGIALVVAGVLVGATRRRDSSTNADAQCHADPAPPARAAAE from the coding sequence ATGAAGACACGACTGATCGGCTATCTCTATCTCGCCGCCGCAATGGCAGGCGTCGGCAGCACCGTCATCGCGAGCCGCGTGGCGGCCGGCGGCCTTCCGCCGTTCACGGCGACCGCGCTGCGTTTCCTGATCGCGACGCCGTTGCTGATCGCGCTGATGCGCATGCGGCGGCTTCGCTGGACGCGGCCGTCCACGCGCGACGCCGTGCTGCTCGTGATCCAGGCGGCCGCCGGCGGCGTCGGCTATACGGTGCTGCTGATCTGCGGCACGAAGCTCGCGTCGCCGATCGACGCAGGCGTGATGTTGGGCACGCTGCCCGCGATGTCGACGCTGATCGCGGCCGTCGTACTGCGCGAGCGGCAGACGCGGCGCGACTGGGTCGCCGCGGCGCTTGCCACGTCGGGCGTGCTGTTCGTCACGTTCGCACCCGGCCATGCGATGCCGTCGCTGCGCGCGCTCGTCGGCGATGCGCTCGTGCTCGCCGCGGTCGCGTGCGAAGCGGTGTTCATTCTGCTGAACCGGCGGCTGACCGCACCGCTGCCGCCGCTGACGCTGTCCGCCGCGATGTCGGCGCTCGGCTTCGTGCTCGCGCTGATACCGGCCGCGTTCGAATGGCGGGCCGTCGTGTCGGGCTGGACGTTTGGCGCAGTGTCGGCGATTGCCTATTACGCACTGGTGCCGACCGTACTCGGCTACGTGTGCTGGTATGCGGGCTCGGCGCGCACGAGCGGCACCGAGGCCGCGCTGTTCACGGCGATCGCGCCGGTGTCGGCCGTGCTGTTCGCGGTCGCGCTGTTCGGCGACGCATTGACCGCGACGCGCCTCGCCGGCATCGCGCTCGTCGTGGCGGGCGTGCTGGTCGGCGCGACGCGGCGGCGCGATTCGTCGACGAACGCGGACGCGCAGTGCCATGCCGACCCCGCGCCGCCAGCGCGCGCCGCCGCGGAATGA
- a CDS encoding MoaF C-terminal domain-containing protein has translation MERQDPVFIQVGALADGFAPEANILAPVDTLAGRTLTLDTAGGESRVYAFEPGVLRWRDAASGDGGFEPCRVTRLRDGLLFVDYVDSRARATSISLVIDLDRGVWTSVVGTLPTEADTRVDAFTRVMLGRPLTGVDVAFRHGTIAGHAQPGPLHAPTRELIGKRAMYRYSPTECYEHIYLNEHFYAWQCLQGVESGLADVDRCHYFRIAEALYLFVWREKVVPTLGVVLIDLAQHKTDGKIFGYAQDDFGTLSNFPVGAHAQVLNETVHPLDGVQR, from the coding sequence ATGGAACGACAGGATCCGGTATTCATTCAGGTCGGCGCGCTCGCCGACGGTTTTGCGCCCGAGGCCAACATTCTCGCGCCGGTCGACACGCTGGCCGGGCGCACGCTGACGCTCGACACGGCCGGCGGCGAATCGCGTGTCTATGCGTTCGAGCCGGGCGTCCTGCGCTGGCGCGATGCGGCGAGCGGCGACGGCGGCTTCGAGCCCTGCCGCGTGACGCGGCTGCGCGACGGGCTGCTGTTCGTCGACTACGTCGATTCGCGCGCCCGCGCAACGTCGATCAGCCTCGTGATCGATCTCGACCGCGGCGTGTGGACGTCGGTCGTCGGCACCTTGCCGACCGAGGCCGACACGCGCGTCGACGCCTTCACGCGCGTCATGCTCGGCCGACCGCTGACCGGCGTCGACGTCGCGTTCCGGCACGGCACGATAGCGGGCCACGCGCAGCCCGGGCCATTGCACGCGCCGACGCGCGAGCTGATCGGCAAGCGCGCGATGTATCGCTACAGCCCCACGGAATGCTACGAGCACATCTATCTGAACGAGCACTTCTATGCGTGGCAGTGCCTGCAGGGCGTCGAAAGCGGGCTCGCGGACGTCGACCGCTGCCATTACTTCCGGATCGCAGAGGCGCTCTATCTGTTCGTGTGGCGCGAGAAAGTGGTGCCGACGCTCGGCGTCGTGCTGATCGATCTCGCGCAGCACAAGACCGACGGCAAGATCTTCGGCTACGCGCAAGACGACTTCGGCACGCTGTCGAACTTCCCCGTCGGTGCGCATGCGCAGGTGCTGAACGAAACCGTGCATCCGCTCGACGGTGTGCAGCGATGA
- a CDS encoding FitA-like ribbon-helix-helix domain-containing protein produces MHGRSTEAEVRDILEQAVLSEGRVKLGTLLAEIGREAGGVDLDIQRDKTRTDPMSFE; encoded by the coding sequence CTGCACGGGCGCAGTACCGAGGCAGAGGTGCGCGACATCCTCGAGCAGGCCGTGTTGTCGGAAGGGCGCGTGAAGCTGGGAACCTTGCTGGCGGAAATCGGGCGGGAGGCAGGCGGTGTCGATCTCGACATCCAGCGTGACAAGACGCGAACCGACCCGATGAGCTTCGAATGA
- a CDS encoding MFS transporter: protein MTDNLLARCAPAGAAPAATPHNRHGWALVVLLVGAILPPLDYFIVNLALPAIRDGIGARPAELQLVVSAYACANAVAQITGGRLGDLYGRKRMFMLGMAGFVVASTLCGLADSGAVLVGGRVLQGLFAAILAPQVLATIRSVFTPQEQVRVMGFYGFVFGLAAVIGQLGGGALIDLHPFGLGWRAIFLVNLPIGVLALLGSWRFIPENRPPRGQRIDVPGTVLLSLFLLMLVYPLTHGRDAGWPMWMVACAIGALPMLAALLAVEARQLAAGRDPLLDLRLFRHPVVALGLALAFLFYMLSAFFLSYGIYLQGCLHWSPLASGAAILPLGIGFLSSPLLMPRLVGRFGGYRVLTLGFAMLTAGVAAAAALAGSGAPGIGFYAGIAAIGIGQGLVLPSVVRIVLAEVDASRAGVASGMVTAALQIGAAVGAATLGGMFFAQLGATPGPLDYVRGFRTSMFALSAILAVCVVLSAALGPIHRRLHAAAA from the coding sequence ATGACGGACAACCTTCTTGCCCGCTGCGCGCCCGCCGGCGCCGCGCCGGCGGCCACGCCGCACAATCGCCACGGCTGGGCGCTCGTCGTGCTGCTGGTCGGCGCGATCCTGCCGCCGCTCGACTACTTCATCGTCAACCTCGCGCTGCCGGCGATCCGCGACGGCATCGGCGCGCGGCCGGCCGAGCTGCAGCTCGTCGTGTCGGCGTATGCCTGCGCGAACGCGGTCGCGCAGATCACCGGCGGCCGTCTCGGCGATCTGTACGGCCGCAAGCGGATGTTCATGCTCGGCATGGCGGGCTTCGTCGTCGCCTCGACGCTGTGCGGGCTCGCCGACAGCGGCGCCGTGCTGGTCGGCGGTCGCGTGCTGCAGGGCCTGTTCGCGGCGATCCTTGCGCCGCAGGTGCTCGCGACGATCCGCAGCGTGTTTACGCCGCAGGAGCAGGTGCGCGTGATGGGCTTCTACGGCTTCGTGTTCGGCCTCGCGGCGGTGATCGGCCAGCTCGGCGGCGGCGCGCTGATCGACCTGCATCCGTTCGGGCTCGGCTGGCGCGCGATCTTCCTCGTCAATCTGCCGATCGGCGTACTTGCGCTGCTCGGCAGTTGGCGCTTCATCCCGGAAAACCGGCCGCCGCGCGGCCAGCGCATCGACGTGCCGGGCACCGTGCTGCTGTCGCTGTTCCTGCTGATGCTCGTGTACCCGCTCACGCACGGGCGCGACGCCGGCTGGCCCATGTGGATGGTCGCGTGCGCGATCGGCGCGCTACCGATGCTCGCGGCGCTGCTCGCCGTCGAAGCGCGGCAACTCGCCGCCGGCCGCGATCCGCTGCTCGACCTGCGGCTGTTCCGGCATCCCGTCGTCGCACTCGGTCTCGCGTTAGCGTTCCTGTTCTACATGCTGAGCGCGTTCTTCCTCAGCTACGGCATCTACCTGCAGGGATGCCTGCATTGGTCGCCGCTCGCGTCCGGCGCGGCGATCCTGCCGCTCGGCATCGGCTTTCTGTCGAGCCCGCTGCTGATGCCGCGGCTCGTCGGACGCTTCGGCGGCTATCGCGTGCTCACGCTCGGTTTCGCGATGCTGACGGCAGGCGTCGCCGCAGCGGCCGCGCTGGCTGGCAGCGGCGCGCCGGGCATCGGCTTCTATGCGGGCATCGCGGCGATCGGCATCGGACAGGGCCTCGTGCTGCCGTCCGTCGTGCGGATCGTGCTCGCCGAAGTCGATGCGTCGCGCGCGGGTGTCGCCTCCGGGATGGTCACGGCGGCACTGCAGATCGGTGCGGCCGTCGGCGCCGCGACGCTCGGCGGCATGTTCTTCGCGCAGCTCGGCGCGACGCCGGGCCCGCTCGACTACGTGCGCGGGTTCCGCACGTCGATGTTTGCGCTGAGCGCGATCCTCGCCGTATGCGTCGTGCTGTCGGCCGCGCTCGGGCCAATCCACCGACGGCTGCATGCCGCGGCCGCGTAG
- a CDS encoding type II toxin-antitoxin system VapC family toxin, with amino-acid sequence MILVDTNVIFEPLRREPSAAVIEWLDAQNVETLFLAAISLAEMRFGVAALPEGRRRDWLEQSIEHRVVPVFRGRILPFDDAAGKAYARIRAHARAVGNAIAPADGYIAATAEANGLIVATRDVAPFEAAGLRVIDPWAS; translated from the coding sequence ATGATCCTTGTCGATACGAACGTCATTTTCGAACCGCTGCGGCGCGAGCCGAGCGCGGCCGTGATCGAATGGCTCGACGCCCAGAACGTCGAGACGCTGTTCCTGGCCGCGATCAGCCTCGCCGAAATGCGCTTCGGTGTCGCGGCGCTGCCGGAAGGACGCCGGCGGGACTGGCTGGAGCAAAGCATCGAGCATCGTGTCGTGCCGGTGTTTCGCGGCCGGATCCTGCCGTTCGACGATGCCGCGGGCAAAGCCTATGCGCGCATTCGTGCGCACGCCCGTGCCGTCGGCAACGCGATCGCGCCGGCCGACGGCTACATTGCCGCGACGGCCGAGGCGAACGGCCTGATCGTCGCGACGCGCGACGTCGCGCCGTTCGAGGCCGCGGGCCTGCGCGTGATCGATCCGTGGGCGTCATAG